Within Metabacillus sp. KUDC1714, the genomic segment CATTTACTGCAGATGGGTCAGATCCATTCGGAGTAGGAACAGCTATCCGTCCTTGGAATCATTTACAAGGCTTGGACTTAGCGAAAGCTCGTGTAGAGGCTGCATTTGAATTATTTGAAAAATTAAATGTTCCATTCTTCTGTTTCCATGATGTTGACATCGCACCAGAAGGAGCAACATTAAAAGAAACATATCAAAACTTAGATACTATCGTTGCGATGATTAAAGAATATATGAGTACTAGCAAAACTAAGCTTTTATGGAATACAGCAAATATGTTCACACATCCTAGATATGTACACGGTGCAGCTACGTCAAATAATGCTGATGTATTTGCTTATTCCGCTGCAAAAGTTAAAAAAGGTTTAGAGGTTGGTAAAGAGCTAGGTGCAGAAAACTATGTATTCTGGGGCGGCCGTGAAGGATATGAAACGCTTTTAAATACAAATATGAAACTTGAGCAAGATAATTTAGCACGCTTCTTCCATATGGCAGTTGATTATGCGAAGGAAATTGGCTTTGATGCACCATTCTTAATCGAACCAAAACCAAAAGAGCCAACGAAGCATCAATATGATTTCGATGTGGCAACAGGACTAGCATTCCTACAAAAATATGATTTAACAGATTACTTTAAGTTTAATATCGAAGCAAACCATGCAACACTTGCAGGTCATACGTTTGAGCATGAATTACGCACTGCGCGTATTAACAATATGTTAGGTTCAGTTGATGCGAACCAAGGAGATACGTTACTTGGCTGGGATACGGATGAATTCCCAACAGACTTGTATTCTACAACTCTTGCAATGTATGAAATTTTGAAAAATGGTGGTTTAGGCAAAGGTGGACTTAACTTTGATGCGAAAGTAAGAAGAGGTTCATTTGATGCTGAGGATCTTTTCCACGCACACATTGCAGGTATGGACAGTTTTGCAATTGGCTTAAAGGTTGCGAATAAGTTGATCGAAGACAAAGTTTTAGACGATTTTGTAGACCAACGTTATAGCAGCTATTCAGAGGGCATTGGTCTTGATATTGTTGAAGGTAAAACAAACTTCCATCAATTAGAAGCATATGCACTGCAATTAAATGAAATTAAAAACGAATCTGGTAGACAAGAACGTCTAAAAGGACTAGTTAACCAATACTTATTAGAAACATTAGCAAATGTAACTGTTTAATGACAATTGTCTAAAACTCTTATATGCTGGAAATCATCATTTCCAGCATATTTTTATTAGTAACATTGTTTAACGAAAAACAGTCAAGAAAGGGGTAAGTGCTTGTGGCAGCTTTGACAAATGTTAAGTTAGAAGAATCAGTATGGAAAAGTGCTTATAATTGCTGGTTACAATACAGCGACATTAAAGATCATTCTCGCGTTCAAGAATATAAAAAAGTTTGTAGCAATTTAGTTATTTTAGATCAATCAGCAATCATTGATTCAGCTAAAGAGGAACTCGAAAAAGGTTTGTTTTCAATGCTGGGTGAAACACCAACGATCTCTTATGAACCACAAAAGAAAGCTTCGATTGTTTTGGCAACTTATGATCAACGGACGATTAAGGAATATGGAGTCGATTATGAAGATTGCAATATACTAAATGATGACGGCTATATGATTCAATCCTTTGATTACCAGGGAGATAAAGCGGTTTTACTACTTGGTAAAACGGATAAAGGTATATTATACGCTGCATTTCATTTACTAAGATTGATTCAAATGAGCAAAGACATTAATAACCTGACTATTTTTGAAAATCCCAAAAATCAAATTCGAATGATTAACCATTGGGACAATATGTTAGGAGATATTGAACGTGGTTATTCAGGAAATTCAATCTTTTACGATCAAAACGAGTTTACTCATGATGTAGATCGAATAAAAGACTATGCTAGATATCTTTCATCTGTTGGTATTAACAGTTTATCAATTAATAATGTCAATGTTCATCAAGTTGAATCAAAACTAATTACGAAAGAGCTATTGCCTCATGTTGCAGAAATTGCAGATATTTTTAGATCCTATGGTATTAATACCTATTTAAGTGTTAATTATGCTAGCCCTATTGAAATAGGAGATTTAAATACTGCAGATCCACTTGATTCTGAAGTTCAAGCATGGTGGAGTGAAAAAGTTGCGGAAATTTACGAATATATCCCTGACTTTGGTGGGTTTATTGTGAAGGCTGATTCTGAACATCGTCCAGGTCCTTTTACATATGGTAGAAACCATGCAGATGGTGCAAATCTTCTTGGTCGTGCATTGGAACCATTCGGTGGCATAGTTTTTTGGAGATGTTTTGTTTACGATTGTCTACAAGACTGGCGGGATCGAAAGACTGATCGTGCAAAAGCGGCGTATGATCATTTTAAACAATTAGATGGAGAATTTCTTGATAATGTCATCCTTCAAATAAAAAATGGTCCAATGGACTTTCAGGTTCGTGAGCCTGTATCCCCATTATTTGGTAGTTTGAAGCAAACAAATCAAGTATTGGAATTTCAAGTTGCGCAAGAATATACAGGTCAGCAAAAGGATTTATGCTTCTTAGTTCCACAATGGAAGGAAGTATTAGATTTTGATACGTATTCAGAGGGAAAAGGTTCCACAGTGAAATCTATCGTAAATGGTTCAAAGTATCCATTTCAATATAGTGGAATAACAGCAGTATCCAATATAGGGAA encodes:
- a CDS encoding alpha-glucuronidase family glycosyl hydrolase, with product MAALTNVKLEESVWKSAYNCWLQYSDIKDHSRVQEYKKVCSNLVILDQSAIIDSAKEELEKGLFSMLGETPTISYEPQKKASIVLATYDQRTIKEYGVDYEDCNILNDDGYMIQSFDYQGDKAVLLLGKTDKGILYAAFHLLRLIQMSKDINNLTIFENPKNQIRMINHWDNMLGDIERGYSGNSIFYDQNEFTHDVDRIKDYARYLSSVGINSLSINNVNVHQVESKLITKELLPHVAEIADIFRSYGINTYLSVNYASPIEIGDLNTADPLDSEVQAWWSEKVAEIYEYIPDFGGFIVKADSEHRPGPFTYGRNHADGANLLGRALEPFGGIVFWRCFVYDCLQDWRDRKTDRAKAAYDHFKQLDGEFLDNVILQIKNGPMDFQVREPVSPLFGSLKQTNQVLEFQVAQEYTGQQKDLCFLVPQWKEVLDFDTYSEGKGSTVKSIVNGSKYPFQYSGITAVSNIGNDLNWTGNTLAQANFYGYGRLIWDTELSAEEISDEWVRLTFGHDEHVVEEVNQMLLNSWQIYENYTSPLGVGWMINPGHHYGPNIEGYEYSKWGTYHFSDCLGTGVNRTVKNGTGYSGQYYPENAEIYESLETCPDELLLFFHHVPYTHRLKSGETVIQHIYNTHFLGVEQVENMKARWEQLKDKIDTYRYENVLDRFTMQLENAIEWRDRINTYFYRHSGIPDEKKRTIY
- the xylA gene encoding xylose isomerase, which produces MAYFENVNKIQYEGAGSKNPLSFKYYNPEEVVNGKTMEEILRFSVAYWHTFTADGSDPFGVGTAIRPWNHLQGLDLAKARVEAAFELFEKLNVPFFCFHDVDIAPEGATLKETYQNLDTIVAMIKEYMSTSKTKLLWNTANMFTHPRYVHGAATSNNADVFAYSAAKVKKGLEVGKELGAENYVFWGGREGYETLLNTNMKLEQDNLARFFHMAVDYAKEIGFDAPFLIEPKPKEPTKHQYDFDVATGLAFLQKYDLTDYFKFNIEANHATLAGHTFEHELRTARINNMLGSVDANQGDTLLGWDTDEFPTDLYSTTLAMYEILKNGGLGKGGLNFDAKVRRGSFDAEDLFHAHIAGMDSFAIGLKVANKLIEDKVLDDFVDQRYSSYSEGIGLDIVEGKTNFHQLEAYALQLNEIKNESGRQERLKGLVNQYLLETLANVTV